One Streptomyces sp. CG4 genomic window, GGGCGCCGGTCCGACGGCGCGAGCGTCAGCCGTCGCAGCCGGTCCGACGGCGCGAGATTCAGCCGTCGCGCGGTGGTGCGGCGCGAGTGTCAGCCGCGCGGACGCTCTAAGGTCAGCAGCAGACCCTCCACGGCTCCCGGCCCTATGCGGCCCTTGACGTCGGCGGCCGTGATGGCCTTCAGGCCCCAACCGTCCTCGGCATGCTTGTTCAGCACCTTCTCCACGGGTCGCGCAGCAGAAGGACGGTCCGCGGCTCGGCCATGACCAGAACCGCGGCCGTGCTCCCGCCAAGATGCATGGCAGGCGCCGGCGTTCGTCTCTCCGTCACCTGCCGGGACGGCACTGGTAGAGGGCCTGCTCGGTGGCACGGGCGCCGCTACGGCCGGCAGCGGGGCCGGAGATGAGGCCGGAGGCGACGCCATAGGCCGCGTTCGGGATACGGCGGCAGGACGACTGAACCCACGCGGTGATCTGCGCGCCGGCCGAAGTCCCGCCGGCTTCCCCGAACATGCCGCCCCCACCGCGCCCCGTGCCGCCCAGCACCACGTACTTCAGCTTGCCGGAGTCGACCAGTTGCCGGAACTGCGCCGTGCTCGGGAACGGCACCCTGCCGCTGAAGCCGCCGAGCGGCAGTACATGGGCCCCGGTGGCGAGGATGTAGGGAGCCGCGCCGCTCCAACTCGCGGTGGCGAAGACGTACGTGGCCGATCCCCGGTGCGCGGACGTGTAGGCGAGCAACTTGCGCTGGCTGGCGGTGAGTTGGCCGTCTGCGTTGGGGCCACCGAAGCCGCCCGAGCCAACGGCATCGGCGAAGTCGCCGGCACCGGCAGGATCGCTGAAGTCGCCGAGATCGCTGAGGCCGCGCGCCCCGTCGGTTCCTGCCACCCGGCGGCGCTCCGTGCCACCTGCCCAGGACACCCGCCCGCCAGGGCGGCCCGCTGACCTCACAGAACCGTGGCCGCGGGTCATGCCGGACGGGCCGACCGCGCCCATCCCCGAGTCCCGGTACGAAGGCCTGAGCACCTGTGCCGCCCATGCACTGGGCGCGATGAGCATCGCCACGAGGGACACGACCAGCCCGACCAGGGCGAGCCGGCCGCCGGACGCCGCACGCACGGTCCTCGCCAGCACCAGCAGGACAACGGCGGCGAGACCGAGCAGGCCCACCACGGGCGCCAGCCACGGCAGGAACGACGGGAACCGGTCCGCGACGTACGCGCTCCACGCGGCCGTCGCCGCCACCGCTCCGGGCAGTGCCCATGCGCGAGGGCCGCCCGCCCGGTAGGCGCGCCACAGCAGCACGACACCGGCACCGGTGAGCGCGGCGAGGGGAACCGCGATCACCCCCATGTAGTACGTGTGGCCGCCGACGCTGCCCGCGCTGAAGACCAGGAAATACGTCGCCA contains:
- a CDS encoding DUF4177 domain-containing protein, which encodes MLNKHAEDGWGLKAITAADVKGRIGPGAVEGLLLTLERPRG